From Skermanella sp. TT6, a single genomic window includes:
- the urtA gene encoding urea ABC transporter substrate-binding protein, translating to MGLFKSGIKSAALGCAVAVSALLAGVAQAAEPIKVGVLHSLSGTMAISETTLKDTIMMMVDDLNKKGGLLGRPVEAVVVDPASNWPLFAEKARELIEKDKVAAVFGCWTSVSRKSVLPVFEEKNGLLFYPVQYEGEESSRNVFYTGAAPNQQAIPAVEYLMGPEGGEVKRWVLAGTDYVYPRTTNKILEAFLISKGVAKDDIMINYTPFGHSDWQTIVADIKKFASAGKKTAVVSTINGDANVPFYKELANQGIKATDIPVVAFSVGEEELAGIDTSNLVGHLAAWNYFMSVDTPENDAFIKQWHAFTKNEKRVTNDPMEAHYIGFKMWTQAVLQAGTTDVNAVRQAMYGQKVRSPSGYDVVMNTNHHLSKPVMIGEIQADGQFSIVSQTDEAIKGAAWSPYIPESAKLTADWTFPWVCGNCTDPKFSAYAK from the coding sequence ATGGGACTGTTCAAAAGCGGCATCAAGTCTGCGGCGCTGGGCTGCGCCGTCGCGGTTTCGGCACTGCTTGCGGGGGTGGCCCAGGCGGCGGAACCGATCAAGGTCGGCGTGCTTCATTCCCTGTCGGGCACGATGGCGATCAGCGAGACGACGCTGAAGGACACCATCATGATGATGGTGGACGACCTCAACAAGAAGGGCGGCCTGCTGGGTCGGCCGGTCGAGGCCGTGGTGGTCGACCCCGCGTCCAACTGGCCGCTGTTCGCCGAGAAGGCGCGGGAGCTGATCGAGAAGGACAAGGTCGCGGCCGTGTTCGGCTGCTGGACCTCGGTCAGCCGCAAGTCGGTGCTCCCGGTGTTCGAGGAGAAGAACGGGCTGCTGTTCTATCCCGTGCAGTACGAGGGCGAGGAGTCGTCCCGCAACGTGTTCTACACCGGGGCCGCTCCTAACCAGCAGGCGATCCCGGCGGTCGAGTACCTGATGGGTCCCGAGGGCGGCGAGGTCAAGCGCTGGGTCCTGGCCGGCACCGACTACGTCTATCCGCGGACGACGAACAAGATCCTGGAAGCGTTCCTGATCTCCAAGGGTGTCGCCAAGGACGACATCATGATCAACTACACGCCGTTCGGCCATTCCGACTGGCAGACGATCGTGGCCGACATCAAGAAGTTCGCCTCGGCCGGCAAGAAGACCGCCGTCGTCTCCACCATCAACGGCGACGCCAACGTCCCGTTCTACAAGGAACTGGCGAACCAGGGCATCAAGGCGACCGACATCCCGGTCGTGGCCTTCTCGGTCGGCGAAGAGGAACTGGCCGGCATCGACACGTCCAACCTGGTCGGCCACCTCGCCGCCTGGAACTATTTCATGTCGGTGGACACGCCGGAGAACGACGCCTTCATCAAGCAGTGGCACGCCTTCACCAAGAACGAGAAGCGCGTCACCAACGACCCGATGGAAGCCCACTATATCGGCTTCAAGATGTGGACCCAGGCCGTCCTGCAGGCCGGCACCACGGACGTGAACGCCGTCCGCCAGGCCATGTACGGCCAGAAGGTGCGCAGCCCCAGCGGCTACGACGTCGTGATGAACACCAACCATCACCTGTCCAAGCCGGTGATGATCGGCGAGATCCAGGCCGACGGCCAGTTCTCGATCGTGTCGCAGACCGACGAGGCGATCAAGGGCGCCGCCTGGAGCCCCTACATCCCCGAGTCCGCAAAGCTGACGGCCGACTGGACCTTCCCCTGGGTCTGCGGCAACTGCACCGACCCCAAGTTCAGCGCCTACGCCAAGTAA